In the Lytechinus variegatus isolate NC3 chromosome 17, Lvar_3.0, whole genome shotgun sequence genome, ATTAGAATGAAGCTCGGCTGGGATATACAGAAGAAATATGTTGAGCAAGGGATGGATGATTAGCAGTGACCATCGACCTAAACTATATCAAATATATCAAGCGGaggtttcatgaaactttgtcAAACTATGAACAATCTTCTTATGATTTTATTTGAGTCAAGTTCAACCGAGTCCTAAACTTAATGAGCAAAGGAAGGATGATTCCTAGTGTGACCATCGTCTTCAACTACATCAGAGATGTCAAGCAGGAGTTTTGTAAAACTGTTTTTAAAGCAATGAGCAATCTTCTTAAGTTATACTTAAGAAAACAAACACtgtaaataaaaacaagtggaatgcctctggccgtctcacctgcatcacgcggttcaatatagcagcagtgctcactttgaatactactctaactcgcacaagatgttcagtgttacatggttactcttatttcccttttttatgaactagaccaataaacttacagagatatgatggttattcaacaaaaaaccccaacatggccaaagttcattgaccgtacatgacctttgaccttgatcatgtgacctgaaactcgaacaggatgttcagtgatacttgattactcttatgtacaagtttcatgaatcagatccataaactttcaaagttatgatggtaattcaacagatacacccaattcggacaaagttcattgacctttgaccttggtcatgtgacctgaaacgcgcacaggatgttcagtgatacttgattactctaatgtccaagtttaatgaactagaccaataaactttcaaagttatgatggtaattcaacagatacccccgattcggccaaagttcattgaccctaaatgaccttaatcatgagacctgaaacttgtacaaaattttcagtgatgcttgattactattatgtccaagtttcatgaatcagatccataaactttcaaagttatgatgggaattcaacagatatccccaattcggccaaagttcattgaccctaaatgacctttgaccttggtcatgtgacgtgaaactcatgcaggatgttcagtgatacttgattaaccttatgtccaagtttcatgaactaggtccatatattttctaagttatgatgacatttcaaaaacttaacctcaggttaagatttcgatgttgattcctccaacatggtctaagttcattgaccctaaatgacctttgacctaggtcatgtgacatgaaactctaataggatgttcagtaatacttgattaaccttatggccaagttttattaactaggtccatatactttctaagttatgacgtcatttcaaaaacttaacctcaggtgaagatttgatgttgacgccgccgccgtcggaaaagcggcgcctatagtctcactttgcttcgcaggtgagacaaaaacaagtAGCTGAGTTCGCTTTGTTGAATTGATTACAATATCAATTGTTTAAAAGGAATTTCGGAGTTTATTCTATAAAAACCCAGCAGCATGAGCACATGAATGCATTGTTCaccatatatttttgttaagattggaagaaaaatTTGTAAATGCAATTAGGAAATTTTTACTAAATGGACAAAAACCTCTGAAACATGAAGAATGAGCGTGAATTCTTACTTTTGTCCCACTGGAGCGGTGAGACATTGGTGAGGGTCATCTTGCGTATCGCAGGAGAGTGAGGGGAGGCCGAGGAGAGTTGTTCACGCTCCTGGAGGTGCCTTCGATACAGGATCAAACTGATCTCTCTGTTGGGCACCAAGAAGTGACTGAATGATACAACCTGTTAGGATATAACATAGGATAACATAATtggtattatcatcattgtggtttttatcattttgaggGAAGCAAACAAGGAATTTCAGACATAATGGCCAGGATCCactaaggttttttttaaaaccatcagATAAACTCCTGTATAATTTACGCTGTTTACTGCATATGTTTAAAATATGTCCAATGGTAAtgcatgcttttgtcacagtgtgctATTTAAAATTCATgcttgttgccatggttgaGCATGCTATGTTATTAAGTTAAAGTTAGTTATAAAAACACCAAATGGTTACTCAGTTTGGATATTGTGGGAGTTGTGACATGAACCTGTTTTGCAAACTAGGTGAGGAACTTTAAAACAACTTGATGTAAATAAGTCAGAGGTTCAAGCCCTTGTAACTTCTTCCGGATGTTGACATTGAGGTCGGTCCAAAATGTAGATATTAATCATAAATATATCTGATTGACACATGTCTGTACAAACCACAAAACTAAACCGGTTCCTTGACATTTGCTCAGGCAACAATTGCTATGATGGAGAACCTGCACATTAAGCGAAACATAAAAcataacctccaaaactaaataaaccctaataatatttacattattctgaacccaAAACTCTATTGCAATCCTAACTCAAACCCTACACCTTCTaagatattaagaccggagcaattgtcgcaggagcaaatgtcgtgtcaccaacTAAACCATACACACTTCAAAGTATGGAAATTGTTTGGGATGCTTACAGTCCCTTCATCTCCAAGCTCCACACCATCCAACTTGGCCAGGAAATCATCGCTTCTGACTGTCAGAGGTTTACTCCCGGACGTCCGTCTTGTCCTTGCAAAAGAGCCTGCTTCTGATTCCTTCCTGTGGTCATTAATTGATCTACGCCTCAACAGTTGAGAGGTAATTTATTCAAGTATTGCAGCCAGAAGGGCGGGAATGCCAgtgaattaacaaaaaaaaatacatgtatgaggcATACTGTCAAGAATCAGAGTTGCCCCCTTCCCGCAGGAGGCAATGCGAATCATCATATTTCACCAGACAAAAAAAGGGGATTGCATAAAATCTCCTATAAAgagtcacatacatgtagtgggATTCATGGGCAGTACTTAAGCAGCACTAACTACTAACAAATGGCCTCAACTGTACATGGAGGGTAATTTCAAATGACAATAGCAATTCAGATTTGCAATACTAATTCAAATTTACAATAGTTTTgattaattatacaatttcaatggtcaataataataattgcaatttttaaCAGCAAAACTACAAGCACTTTCTTACCTGTAAATACCAAGTTGACTTCGCCTGGTGTATGGCAAGAGAGAGTACATCACAAAGGGCGAATGGTGTGGTGTAACTAGCAGCATTCTGACGGGAGAGAAACCagtcattgacaataaacaaacaaaatgagaatGATAATCAAATGATTTGTGGATAAGAAAGTTTAAAGCAAAAGATTCATACAGGTCCAAAATAATTTAATGAGGacccatattttcattttatctgcCTCTACAAATTCAAagcaaatttatttcaaatacaaacaaacattgATTAACTAGTTAATGGGACCTTtaaccccacccccccaaaaaaatgaatcacctgttcaataaaaaaatttaattttaatgtAACAATTTATTACCTTTCATTTCTACACATGCGCCGACGGAATGTTTTAGACACAGGTAACTGAAATCCACAGGGAGGGGAGCGCTCTTTCGGAGACTCAACGGAGCACGTCGCTTGTGACGAGGGAAGCATACAAGTCTCTCCCTCGGTTACCAAGGTGAGTGAGCCCGAGAAGTCCGTGGACTGCTGGTGGTGAAAGAGACGCCTCTTGGAGTATTCACTGGATCCTGAGAAGCTACTGCTGAgcagaaaatttaaaaagggAATTAATATTGAATGCCCTGTCAATTGTTTTGTCAATGCTAGCTTTGCAGATGATTTAAAGGCATAAGAGGGTTAGGTAGCACACCCTATTCCCCACAGACAGAGTACTTACATGTAAGCATCGAGTGAACCCAAACCATTACAAGTCCTATGGGTGTCTTCCATCTGTGTAGGAGGACCCAGAAACGGAAGAGTTTCTTTTGCGACAGCCACCCaaagtgaaacaaaaaatattggggTGTTAGGGTGGCTGTCGCAATAAGGAACTGTTTCCCGGAGGAAAAcgccacaaaaacaacaaatttttcagtttagtttaaagagaaatgccagtagttgcagtaaacactgatttcatgagtctgtaaaaccaggcttaattgtcagtatattatcgaggatctagatctggtagtacagttacataaactgaactttggagaaatcttgaaatctatgctgaaaaatgttcacactgaagatcaccaacaccgataggcacacgtgggacagtgtattagtattgctggaataaacacccgatggaagtgaccgaatccgcgtttattttgcttatttctcagcaattacacaatttcttccagaatcctttggcacatattttttattcatacaaacagacacttgggtggtcattatattagattctgtaaaatgtcattttgagatcgATACCAGAACTGGAATATATCTTTAATACGTGTGTGCGTGTACGCGCATCACACACAGCTGAGTAAGGTCTATAGATGAATTATTACACCTCATAAACTTGATAAAGATGCTTTATATTGCTTCTTTTTCAGAAGTTAAATGGACTTCATGtgaattttaagttattttcatattttacttacatgtagatgttgaAGAGTATTCTTATGGATCATTTAATTTATGACAAATAAATCAACACTTTCATTATGGGCATCAACAGAAAGACAAGACAAATAAAAGTTCTGTCGCGATACCTCATTTGAGTTCAACTAAACTCATTTGTGCCCTCTCCTAACCCGGTGCATTATACCTAACGGTCCTGCACTGTATTACATCCAGATCCAGACCTCTCctcattctttcaaaattcataacgaaatggccgatcgagactggggtaggagagaacttttcagggttttttgaggttccagtttgtgcctcgatgtcaggatactgCCACAGGATAGTCCTCATGAGTTCATCCATATAATCACGGTAAGTGCatgatttctgttttcacaattttgctagatattttgaccataatctaccctagTCCTGagagtatgggtaaatacaaGGTGAGCTCCTGGGCATTAGGTGTAGGaaggtgtaaaaataaataaaatcaccaCCATTTTCGTGATTTTATTTGGTCAGTCTCTTATGCGTCTAGTATGACAATGGGAAGTGTGTCAAGACTCTGTAGCGACCAAActaatttcttaatttttctgtttgatttacCTATTTTTTACCACCCTACGACCAATTCGGGGTGTGGTAAAATTTTATCACAGACCGCGAAACCTAATCACTTTTGGGTCACGTGGGTCTAGTGTCATCCCACCGAGGAAAAATAGTCCTcccctttattattttttaaaacatgtattATGATGCAATTGTTGGACATAGATGCATgaatataatatacatatatatatatattacacattAATGTCCATTTAGATTTATATTCACTAGCATATCATATTGTGATGCATTAAAATGtgacgtcatgaatatttaaatgcGGAGATATATTAGGCAAGGCCCAGTAGCTGGGCAGTGGCATTATCCAGCGCACAACACAGAACGAAGTCGTCGCGGCTTGTTGACTATTTTAAAGGCTGCACATTAGCTTTCGACTGTATTTTTGCAGTTGTTATttaccagggggtgtttcacaaagatttaagcatgacttaagtcgcacttaaatgccgacgcgtacatgatatgcaacgcgcgatcttattgatagattcGCATTAGTGcacgtcctcatgacacgatctgaccaatgcggtcaagcctttcataccgtacgcaagtcggtatttaagtgcgactctaagtcatacttaaatctttgtgaaacacccccaggtatGAATGTTTTACTTTGCTGGAATTTATAGGAATGATCTTGCTACTTGAAAATATGCTTATTTCTATGGAATAGTTCATTTTCGAGCCGGACAAAGTAGTGTTAAAAAACACTTGTTCTACATTTTGGAGTGTGTCGTTATGTATATGCAGTTTATATCTTTTTAATCTTGGAACacacattaatattcattatgtaCCCCAAAATAAGCACTTATATGTTTTACAGCTTATTGGATTGACAGTGATGATATTTAATCACCTTGCATTTATTATACGacatgttttatctttattcaCCAAATGATGGAATGTATAATCATTTACATAAGCCTACTCTTTGTGATCTTTGCTTACAATATTTAGATTAATGCTTAGTCTAAAGTATCAGACCCGGTTTGGTTTTGCGAATTTAATCGTTTCTTTTTTTGAAGTAACGATTTATATGATGAAATACATAGTAGATAACGGAtctattcctctttttttatagCCGCTGATATAGAGGCTGTTGAGTGTTCATGGCTGCTGACCATGGGCGCAGCTGACCAGGAGACATATATTCCTGGGACCTTATTATACTaggtagacaggaataaccgtcgtttctggggatttattcaacaatttctgacattttactacaatccccatttaccgacggcaatgtgtcagtacgagccttcatgtgtaatctggtccgacaattcggcggacgggttttgtccagatttgttacttctttgtctagattctaaatgacattatattatcttggacgaaggtccactattttcgttagactctaatctttctattgatatcatatacattttataatattttgaaaatatacgttaccgatgagttattccccgggttattccttattttttgactttctgccggagaggaaaatatggcagccgtcaacgagttgtgcttttatcaaggctttccgattaaattttcgatatcttggccaatcaatgcgagcgacaagttccgaacgcacgcacatcaatatgtccaagcgcagcgcaaagcagcggcacaaatcgcgataggtagcgactggtaaatacgtctgtaatgatgatgacgtcatccaagatggcaacttaccttgaccaacgaaaggatcgaagatgacgatgtttcgatcatcatttcaaaagaattagcggtaactgaggtccaaggtacgatatttctgaattttaaacattttttcgtaaatatggatgtgatttctttttcataatatgacattttatgtacaaaaaacgatcggaaaatcgggttcCCGCTGttcgatctaacgttactgctaaaatacgttgtctgtacgtacgggcctccaagcttttcagtctatgtattggtgagtgagccaacgcagttcagcggaacaaccaaaatacagagactgaagcttttggtctatataCTAGGGTGAGTTATTTAATCTAGTGATTTATGCCAGATTCTAACATATGACCACCCGAGTCAGAAATAGTTTGTCTAAACTTTGTCATAATTTCAGGTGTTTTTCCTTTCCGGAAAATTTAGATGACATTTATAATATCATATGATAATTAATGAATACTTTATTACGACAATTTATAATATTATATGATAATGAATACTGTATTACGACAATTTATAatattatatgataataatttctATATTGTTTGGTTAAATAACTACGATTGATATTCCATAACAATTTACTTCAATTGAACTGCTTATTTGTACAGAAAGTCTGATAACTGATGATACAATTTGTAACaattcatgttattttattctcatgttttcttttgtattctgtACATTGCagggtttttctctttttcattctcCTGTTCTGTTTATGATTAATAAACACAACCCAACACATCTGCCTTGGCCcttgatgaagaagtatatgtcaaaaaatatttttttaaaaatcatcatggagtcctcaaaaATAGCCCCACaccattttttgtttaaaaaaaaacagaacaaaacataATTGATTAGATTTAGATATTAGGCCTAGACTTTTTTATAATAAGTCTCTGACTTAGTCTGAACTTCCTGAAGATTTtactctgtcatttttaccttgAATGATAAAAGGGTGAATCATGTTTGTAAGAGCTGAATGGAGGACTCTTTTCTCCACCGGACGTTCGCCTACTTCGGCTTCGAGCTCGATTACCCGTGCTGCTATTGGGCGTGTCCACCATAGACCTAGCTTGATTCAACCCGGGCACTGGCCCGGTAGATATTCCTCCAGTTGCTGCGTTCTTCTCGCTGCGAGAACTCTCCAGACATTTGGTCCCCAAATCGGTGCCA is a window encoding:
- the LOC121431118 gene encoding CDK5 and ABL1 enzyme substrate 2-like isoform X1, whose amino-acid sequence is MADVSRKKAHLKHAKRRLEALNFLSNISLDGTLPSKETSEISNKENDKFDAENGTDLGTKCLESSRSEKNAATGGISTGPVPGLNQARSMVDTPNSSTGNRARSRSRRTSGGEKSPPFSSYKHDSPFYHSSSSFSGSSEYSKRRLFHHQQSTDFSGSLTLVTEGETCMLPSSQATCSVESPKERSPPCGFQLPVSKTFRRRMCRNERMLLVTPHHSPFVMYSLLPYTRRSQLGIYRKESEAGSFARTRRTSGSKPLTVRSDDFLAKLDGVELGDEGTVVSFSHFLVPNREISLILYRRHLQEREQLSSASPHSPAIRKMTLTNVSPLQWDKIEVDGHTTDHPSLAQRIYDPVELDDPELSLGKHRKLLTFSSYMVSVVDYTKPSELKKELNNKFKERFPNIDLSLSKLRSLKREMKKVSDNCSLDPWILAVSYVYFEKLVMHRKINKENRKSCSGTALLLAAKLNDVKGADLQNLIKEIESVFRESRKTLIAFEFPILVALEFSLHVPEHEVMPHYKRIIQQS
- the LOC121431118 gene encoding CDK5 and ABL1 enzyme substrate 2-like isoform X2 — its product is MADVSRKKAHLKHAKRRLEALNFLSNISLDGTLPSKETSEISNKENDKFDAENGTDLGTKCLESSRSEKNAATGGISTGPVPGLNQARSMVDTPNSSTGNRARSRSRRTSGGEKSPPFSSYKHDSPFYHSSSFSGSSEYSKRRLFHHQQSTDFSGSLTLVTEGETCMLPSSQATCSVESPKERSPPCGFQLPVSKTFRRRMCRNERMLLVTPHHSPFVMYSLLPYTRRSQLGIYRKESEAGSFARTRRTSGSKPLTVRSDDFLAKLDGVELGDEGTVVSFSHFLVPNREISLILYRRHLQEREQLSSASPHSPAIRKMTLTNVSPLQWDKIEVDGHTTDHPSLAQRIYDPVELDDPELSLGKHRKLLTFSSYMVSVVDYTKPSELKKELNNKFKERFPNIDLSLSKLRSLKREMKKVSDNCSLDPWILAVSYVYFEKLVMHRKINKENRKSCSGTALLLAAKLNDVKGADLQNLIKEIESVFRESRKTLIAFEFPILVALEFSLHVPEHEVMPHYKRIIQQS